The genome window GGAGTGGTGGCGACGAAGAAGCCGCTGACTTCCCGGCTCGCGCCCCTTCCGCAGCCCGGGTGGCACTGCTGGTGCTCTGACCAGCAGTGCTCCGTTCAAGTTGGATGTCCAATCACTGCTGGCCCAAAGCTGCCAGCAGCGGCACCCGGCGCTCATCAAGCGGCTGGAGGTCGTGGCCGTGGATTGGTGGCCGCGGAGAAACCCGTGGCTCTTTTGGTCGTGCGCCCTGCGCAGCCGAGCCGCGTTGTGAGACAACGCAAAGACGGCGTCCCTGTCCGACTCTTTCCCCCGTTGTCCGAAACCGGATGCCATTCTGCTCCCCGCCAATGGCAAATGTGCGGCTCAAGTCGAATTCGATCTTGGGAGTGGCTTACTACCGCCAAGGCAGCTCGCCGAATCGACTGCTGGCGAACGTCAATGCGATATCTTGGGTGGCCACCAAGCCCGCGTCCCTTTTGATAGCGACCGCGTCACCCCAACTGCCCATTTCAGTGGCACGCCCAATCCACTGCTGGTACAGTTGGCAGCATCGCAATCTAGTAGGGCCACAAAATGACTCGCGAAATCATCGTTACAGATCTCACAAGATTCACAAACGGCAACATTGTCTGCACTGCAGGGGTCGATTCTGCAACCGGGATGTGCATCCGCCCAATGCCTTACCTGCCGACATCAGAATGCGTGCGTCTGAATATTCTTCCCGGAGCAAAGCTGACCGGAAACTTTACTCTATCTCAAGAGTGCAGTGGTCCTCACCAAGAAGACCACAATTACGACAAGCTCACATTTCACGGCCCGTCGACATCTGACGAATTCAAAATGGCACTGCGGGCCTCTCTATTCTCTAGTGTTTCAGAAGGATTTGAGGTCGACCTGCCCCCCGGGCAAAAGTGCCTTCCACCGAAACATATTGGGCCGCGGTCTATAATAACCGTTTCAGTTGCCCCAAGACACATCCAAATTATTGACGACGCCTACAAGGCGGGCAAGATAAAATTGAACTTCACGGACAACTCAGGCCAAGAATTTCGATTCCTACCAATTACTGATCTAGGGTTCCACAATTACGCCAGCGACGCAAAGCGGAAAACGTCACTTGACACAGTAAACAGCCTCATTCACACCCAGAAAGAAGTTTACGTACGAATCGGACTTTCTCGCGTGTACACAGCCCCGAACGGAGTCGAAGGATACTGGCTCCAGGCAAATGGAATCTACACGTTCCCCGAATTCAACGAACAAATCCGAAGCTACCGCTAATTTAATTGTCATCGCAGATGTCGAACCGAGAAGTCTTTCCAGTGCCCCTGGAGATACTCTGCCACAAGTCTGCGATGACAGTGATGTGGCGTATCTTCGCTGCAAAGCAAGCAGGAAGCGTCGAACAGTTCTCGCGGCAACACCTCCTCAATGCGGCGATCCCGCATCAACTGCAAAAACTGCAGTTCATAAGCGGCCCACGAGATCCTCTTCTTCTTGTACGCATCAAGCATACCTTCAAGCGGGGCTAGATCCAAGAGATGGCTGTACTCAATACCTGCCAAATCTTTCAAAAAAAAGCGTAAATCGTCACGCTTCGCAAACCCCGCCAACTGCGAAATATTATTCAACCTGACATCTATCAGCCTCTTTACGCCGGCGTCTCGAAGTGAGTTGAAAAAGTGCTCGGCACTCTTCTTGGTAAACCCAATAGTCCACAACCTGCGTTCTACAACTGTCATTACTCGGTCCCTTCCGCCCTCATGTCTTGGCTTGCGTACGCAATACGGTCGGCCTGCAAATCATAGGCACGCTCAATCAAGTCGTCCACAGGAACGAACAGATCCCGCTCCGCAATGCCTACCGCCTTCAATAGACGGCGTTCCGCCTGCGCGTTCGACTCCACGGTGTCCTGATTAATAATATGCCGAATCTCGATATCCAAGCCGCGCAGCTCACGAGACACAAGAATCATACGGTGACAGGTGATCGGATCACGCTCCGCACACAACAACGCGATGCGATAGCCTTCGAGCCCTCGACAAACGCGATCCATGCCACTTCGGAAGAGTGGTAGCTCACGAATCCGATCGTACCTCGCCTGTCCGCCCACGTAGCAAGACTGTTCGACGCGCCGTGCCCCCAGCTCCTTGCCCAGAAATACGTACTGAATTGCGCATTCCCGCAAGTGGCTTGAGAGCTCAGCCTGACAGAACTGCTGTAGTCGGCTGGATGGCTTCGACCGAACGTCTACCACTGCCGTGACATCATTCTTCCACAATAGCGAAACAAACTCACCCAAAGACCGAGTAGAGTGGCCTACGGTAAACAGTACTTGCCTACTTGAGTTTTGCATCGCCTTCAATTTCACGATACGTTTTGCAAATCACTTCCCAGGCGGCTTGAATTGCTTCTTGGAAACCGAATAGGCGCCTTGCGGAAGAAACTCCTTGTACGTCTCCTGCGACCGCTCCAGGGCTTGCTCAACACCCACACTGTGGTTCAACCACTTCCTCAGATGCTCGTGCCTCCCTTCGGCACTTTGAATCACAGCACTCCAAGGCATAGCTCGAATCTCGAACGGCTCATCGCGAGGACTAAGTGTCGTCCATCGAGGCAAATGTGTTTGATTCGCCCGCGAGTGAATGCCTTTATCAAGATCGTCGCTAATCACGACAAAAACCCAACGAGTTCTATGCTTGTCAGCAAAAGGAGAGTGGACGATTGCCTGGGCATAGTCTTCAATCTGCTGATGCTCTTTATGGCCAACCAGAACACCGGGCCGCTTAATCTCTACGACCAGAAATTCGTACTCATCGGGACGACGCTCCTTGAACTGACGCCAGAGCATGAAATCAGGTATACGATTTAAGCTCTCCGGGGTCTTTTCTTTCTTCTTGTTGTACTGGGAAATCATCTCGCGGCAGTCGGTGTCTGTGACAGTTTGCTGCAGAGCGTCACGGCGGAGTATTCCGACATGCCGCTCAAGAACCGTCTTCATGTCTTCATCATCTGTGCCAATTGCATATTCTTCCCCAAAAAGCCAAGTGTTCGGCAAAAGTAATTTTTGCAGCTCTGTTCGCTCGCGGATCGTTCTCTCAAATGGATCCAAATACACAACCGCTTTGAATAGCTTGAGAAATTCAAGGCGTTGTGCCACCCTATGCGCCGCATCCACTATCTTCGACAGCGGCATGTCATCAAGCAGCGCCGCGAACCGTTTTGCATCGTGATTCGGCAATCTCAAGACTTCGCGAATAATTCGCCCAACATTGGACGGATTGCGACTCACCCCTTCCTTTATCATTCGAAGTAGTAACTTGCGGCCGTCGACCTCCATTCCGTCGTTAAAGCTTGGCAAATTTCTGCTAACATTGACAGCACAAACATCAAACACTCGCCGTTCGATTGTCTCGATACCAGAAGATGGCCTGTTCCTGTATGGATAGCTGCCCTCGTCTTTCAATTTCTGAATCGCATCGGAAGCGCGGTGCTTACGGAGCCGCTGGTAGTAACTGCGAATCTTAGAGGTAATGCGTTTCGCGATATTTTTTCGATCAGCGTCTTGAGACGCCTCAAATGTTTGAAGAAGATTCTCGTTGTGAAGCTCATCAAACAGACAACTTTCAACAAAAATCGTGCCTTCGTCGCCTGATCGATGAAAATTGTCGCTTAGACGGTGCAACGATATTCCAGACGATCCACAAAGGAATACCTCTCGATGATGCTGAGGAGTGTTCCAGTGAAACGCGCGTATCGTGACGTCGTAAGACTTCCCGCCGTGACCGACTTCAAGATGACAGATTGTCCTCTTATTTTTCAGGGCCTTGGTGGGATCAATACGTATTCCGTTAAAATGAAGCTCCCTTTCCGGGTGAACAAGGAGCGAGGGCGCGAAGCGCGCCGCTATCTCAGCGCGGGCGCCTTGCGAGAATATCTCTGTGAACGTTTTCCGAATATCCGTGATTGTTACGTGGCAACCCGATGCCGCAATCTTGTCATCTTCACATTCGTCCCCTAGATAGAACGGATCTCCCCGGCCACTTGTGCCTGTTATTTCGTAAGAGCGAAAGCGCTTACCCGTCTTGTAGGCGAACTTCCAAACCACGGTCCGACCAACTGCCATCGCTTTGTGACGGCCCTGGCCAAGTCGACCATGGAGTGGCAGTCCCGTCCGGGAAGTGCGATCAACCTTGCTGCTTTCGCCCAGATTCTGAAAGGCAGTGGCCGCGTTGTCGTACTCCAGACCTCGCCCGTTATCGACAACTTCTAGTTTCGTCAGCTCATCGAGTTTGCCGCGGCTCAACCGTACATCGACAACGATTGCCTCTTCATCAAAGGCATTCCAGATGAGTTCTTCGAGGGCCTCGTAGATGGACGCCTGCGACAGACGATTCACAAAGTCTGACTTGGGATGGAGTTTTAGACGCCGGCCCATCATGGTCGCCTAGAAAAGAAGGGGAGGTCATCTTCGCATGTGAACAGGTGTACCACAGATGTTCATTCGCGGCAAGAAATCTGAGGTGGCACAGCTCGGGCCGCACACTCTGGCGGCGGGGTGGCACTGTCGATCCTGCGTGGCACGGCCCTGCGAGCCGTGGCAAGTTACGTTGGACGTCGCCCTCACGGTTTGATCGTAGGGGAAAGGGGATCCCTCAACATCCCTCCCTAAGTCGGCCACCGTCCGTTTCCAACGGTTCGACATGGAAGTGCCTCCGGCGGCCAGGGGTCGAAACCCCTGGACCCCAGCGGGCGATTGACGTTGGGTTGCGCAGCGGACAGCCGTCCGCCGGCACGTCATCAGAGCTCCGGGAACCCAATCCCCCGCAAATAGCCAAACGTCCCGTCATAGAACTCCGCATTCCGCGTCGGGTCCGCCGCATCCCCTTCCGGAACAACCACGACCATCCCCTGCCGAGCCCGGGTCAGCAGGACCCGGTAAGCGTTCTTCTGATGCGCCTGCCGCTCCCCCTTGTGAATCCGCTGCCACCGATTCCCGACAAACGACCAGTGCCCCCACCCGGCCCCCGTCCGCCGAAAATCCGCGTCCCACGTCACGCACGTCCAATCGAGCTCCAGCCCCTGCACCTGAAACTCCGTGACCACGTCTTCAAGGTAGTACGACGAACGGACATCGTCCTTCCCACCCAGAAACCAGTGCACCGGATCCACCGCCGTCCGGACATCGATCGCATGCGGCTTGAGCCGCTGCGCCTCCGAAGAAACGACAATCCCATACCGCTCTGACCCGCGGGCCCGCTCCCGCAGCCAGTCCTTCGCCCGGGCCAGATCCCGCGTCAGAACGATCGGAAACCGCTCCCGGACCTCCTCCAAAGTCCGCCGCGCCCCATCGAGATCCAGATCCAGCACCTGCTTCACCAGCCGCGACACATTCTCCGACCGGAATGACCGCATCGAAACCGAGAGGTGCAGATCCTCCTTGAGCGACACAAACAGCTTCGGACGAATCGCCTCAATCTGCTCCGCCGCGGCGTACTCGCTGTCGGTCAGGTGCCCGGAGACATAGACCCGCCAATGCGGGAACGCCCGCTCAACCGACGCCAGCCACTCCCCGATCCCCGCCTCACCCGTATTGATCTCCTGCCCACCCCCGACCAGGCAGACAATCACCGCCCAGTCCGAATGCCGGTCCATGCTGGAGATCAGGAACTCAGGCTCCGAGTGAGCAAACGCCGCAATCCCCTTTTTCCGCTTCATGAAGCTCGCGGTCTGCTCCAGATTCCAGGCCCGCTGAGCCTCGTCAAAGATCGCCACATGCTCAATCGGCGGCCGCTCCTGATCCCGCAGACACTCGTCCCGGAAGTGGTGGACGTCCTGGATGAACATCTTCACTTCGCTGGCCGCCTGCCCCTTCTTGATCGTCCGCCCCTGCTCCCGCTCGCTCCGCACCTTATCCCGCGTCAGAGCCTCCCGCAGGATCTTGACCAGCGGCCCATTCCCCGACAGGAACACGCTGTGAAGCGCGTCCTCCTTGTCGATGTGAGTCGTAGCCACGTCGAGCCCCACCAGCGTCTTCCCCGCTCCCGGAACGCCAGTCACAAAACAGATCGCCTTCTGCGACTTCTCCCGCGCCTCCTGAATGATCTCCGCGATCGTGTTCGTCGTCGAAGTGAGGTTCTTCGCCCCCGCATCACTTCGAGAGATCTCCACGACCGAGTGCCCGCGATAGAGCGCCGTCGCCGCCTCAATGATGGTCGGAGTCGGACAATACCGCCCCGTCTCCCACGCGGTCGCCACAATCTCCGGCCCGCGAGCAAAGTCCAGCACCCGCTGCATCCCAACCGCCAGCGTCTCCCGATTGCACCGCAGCGGCTCCAGCAACCGGTCCCTGTGGCTCGCGACCTCCAGCCCCGCCGGATCCGCAGCCGCCTCGGTCGCCACCAGAATCGGCGCAATCACCAGC of Planctomyces sp. SH-PL14 contains these proteins:
- a CDS encoding DUF488 family protein encodes the protein MTVVERRLWTIGFTKKSAEHFFNSLRDAGVKRLIDVRLNNISQLAGFAKRDDLRFFLKDLAGIEYSHLLDLAPLEGMLDAYKKKRISWAAYELQFLQLMRDRRIEEVLPRELFDASCLLCSEDTPHHCHRRLVAEYLQGHWKDFSVRHLR
- a CDS encoding DUF488 family protein, coding for MQNSSRQVLFTVGHSTRSLGEFVSLLWKNDVTAVVDVRSKPSSRLQQFCQAELSSHLRECAIQYVFLGKELGARRVEQSCYVGGQARYDRIRELPLFRSGMDRVCRGLEGYRIALLCAERDPITCHRMILVSRELRGLDIEIRHIINQDTVESNAQAERRLLKAVGIAERDLFVPVDDLIERAYDLQADRIAYASQDMRAEGTE
- a CDS encoding ATP-binding protein is translated as MNRLSQASIYEALEELIWNAFDEEAIVVDVRLSRGKLDELTKLEVVDNGRGLEYDNAATAFQNLGESSKVDRTSRTGLPLHGRLGQGRHKAMAVGRTVVWKFAYKTGKRFRSYEITGTSGRGDPFYLGDECEDDKIAASGCHVTITDIRKTFTEIFSQGARAEIAARFAPSLLVHPERELHFNGIRIDPTKALKNKRTICHLEVGHGGKSYDVTIRAFHWNTPQHHREVFLCGSSGISLHRLSDNFHRSGDEGTIFVESCLFDELHNENLLQTFEASQDADRKNIAKRITSKIRSYYQRLRKHRASDAIQKLKDEGSYPYRNRPSSGIETIERRVFDVCAVNVSRNLPSFNDGMEVDGRKLLLRMIKEGVSRNPSNVGRIIREVLRLPNHDAKRFAALLDDMPLSKIVDAAHRVAQRLEFLKLFKAVVYLDPFERTIRERTELQKLLLPNTWLFGEEYAIGTDDEDMKTVLERHVGILRRDALQQTVTDTDCREMISQYNKKKEKTPESLNRIPDFMLWRQFKERRPDEYEFLVVEIKRPGVLVGHKEHQQIEDYAQAIVHSPFADKHRTRWVFVVISDDLDKGIHSRANQTHLPRWTTLSPRDEPFEIRAMPWSAVIQSAEGRHEHLRKWLNHSVGVEQALERSQETYKEFLPQGAYSVSKKQFKPPGK
- a CDS encoding DUF2075 domain-containing protein, with product MSRFYFADTIAGFCLRGTDEVVGAIAMANSFPLTVEQRDAWVEQIAILKEAFARLGVSGHLYFEYSIPRLGRRVDAVVLAGGVLFVIEFKVGEAKYPAQAVDQVCDYALDLKNFHEPSHTLVIAPILVATEAAADPAGLEVASHRDRLLEPLRCNRETLAVGMQRVLDFARGPEIVATAWETGRYCPTPTIIEAATALYRGHSVVEISRSDAGAKNLTSTTNTIAEIIQEAREKSQKAICFVTGVPGAGKTLVGLDVATTHIDKEDALHSVFLSGNGPLVKILREALTRDKVRSEREQGRTIKKGQAASEVKMFIQDVHHFRDECLRDQERPPIEHVAIFDEAQRAWNLEQTASFMKRKKGIAAFAHSEPEFLISSMDRHSDWAVIVCLVGGGQEINTGEAGIGEWLASVERAFPHWRVYVSGHLTDSEYAAAEQIEAIRPKLFVSLKEDLHLSVSMRSFRSENVSRLVKQVLDLDLDGARRTLEEVRERFPIVLTRDLARAKDWLRERARGSERYGIVVSSEAQRLKPHAIDVRTAVDPVHWFLGGKDDVRSSYYLEDVVTEFQVQGLELDWTCVTWDADFRRTGAGWGHWSFVGNRWQRIHKGERQAHQKNAYRVLLTRARQGMVVVVPEGDAADPTRNAEFYDGTFGYLRGIGFPEL